The following proteins come from a genomic window of Candidatus Neomarinimicrobiota bacterium:
- a CDS encoding PIN domain-containing protein has translation MKVLVDTSVWSSVLRRKTSSDDVITVEFRGLVEELRARMIGPIRQEILSGILTYSHFEVVRDHLRAFWDLDMITLDYERAAEFFNICRSKGIQGSNTDFLICAVSERHNVPIFTTDKDFEYFVRYLPIRLHRPE, from the coding sequence GTGAAAGTTCTGGTTGATACTTCGGTATGGTCTTCGGTTCTGAGGAGGAAGACCTCTTCCGATGATGTTATTACAGTCGAATTTAGAGGACTCGTAGAAGAGCTTAGGGCTCGGATGATCGGTCCAATTCGTCAGGAAATTCTGTCAGGAATACTGACGTATTCTCACTTTGAAGTCGTTCGCGATCATCTGAGAGCGTTCTGGGACCTGGACATGATCACGTTGGACTATGAACGGGCAGCCGAATTCTTTAACATCTGTCGATCAAAGGGAATTCAGGGATCCAATACCGATTTCTTGATCTGTGCTGTCTCAGAACGGCACAATGTGCCGATTTTTACAACGGATAAAGATTTCGAATATTTTGTCCGATATCTTCCCATCAGGCTTCACAGACCAGAATAA
- a CDS encoding type II toxin-antitoxin system VapB family antitoxin, whose product MPTNLGIEDKLLDEALRIGGHRTKKATVTEALEEYIERREQLKLFDLVGKINFDADYDYKKQRTKA is encoded by the coding sequence ATGCCAACAAACCTTGGAATAGAAGACAAATTACTGGATGAAGCTCTAAGAATCGGTGGACATCGAACAAAAAAGGCCACCGTTACTGAAGCGTTAGAAGAATATATTGAACGCCGCGAGCAACTAAAGTTATTTGATTTGGTCGGAAAGATCAATTTTGATGCGGACTATGACTACAAGAAACAGAGAACGAAAGCGTGA